A stretch of Natronococcus sp. CG52 DNA encodes these proteins:
- a CDS encoding helix-turn-helix domain-containing protein: protein MADRLVSLDLAAGVDCDVDRAGVRSQAEGGIVAQLCLQHPDLVLRPSLRRAPAITVEPDYWTAGDAGRTFLFFTAYGPEFDGFETALEIDPTVSDPVLVDRYSDRQIYRVALTDRAITLVEATAAVGGRLRDCSSSRDGWQFQLRFPNRDALVAFNGRCRELDVSVTVEHLRIADEERESVVSLTEKQQELLAVAYEEGYFDVPRRISQNELADRLDVSKSAISQRLRRAIDELCASAFS, encoded by the coding sequence GTCGATCGCGCCGGCGTCCGTTCGCAGGCGGAGGGAGGCATCGTCGCACAGCTCTGTCTTCAGCACCCGGATCTCGTTCTCCGGCCGTCGCTTCGCCGCGCACCCGCGATCACCGTCGAGCCCGACTACTGGACCGCAGGCGACGCCGGACGGACGTTCCTGTTTTTCACGGCTTACGGCCCGGAGTTCGACGGGTTCGAGACGGCCCTCGAAATCGATCCGACCGTCTCAGATCCGGTTCTCGTGGACCGCTATTCCGACCGACAGATCTACCGCGTCGCACTCACCGATCGAGCGATTACGCTCGTCGAGGCGACCGCCGCCGTCGGCGGCCGGTTACGCGACTGCTCGAGTTCTCGAGACGGCTGGCAGTTCCAGCTTCGGTTCCCCAACCGGGACGCGCTCGTCGCGTTCAACGGGCGCTGTCGCGAACTCGACGTCTCGGTGACCGTCGAACACCTCCGAATCGCCGACGAGGAGCGCGAGAGCGTCGTCTCCCTGACGGAAAAACAACAGGAGCTGCTGGCCGTCGCCTACGAGGAAGGCTACTTCGACGTGCCGCGGCGGATCTCCCAGAACGAACTCGCCGACCGGCTCGACGTCTCGAAGTCGGCGATCTCTCAGCGGTTGCGGCGGGCGATCGACGAACTCTGTGCCTCGGCCTTTTCCTGA
- a CDS encoding DUF5786 family protein has translation MGFGSYDESEQQQQQSNDDDVDAVNVHENDHDGQLSFESDVSTDQLVSQLGSMKDEESED, from the coding sequence ATGGGTTTCGGTAGCTACGACGAATCCGAGCAGCAACAACAGCAGTCGAACGACGACGACGTTGACGCCGTCAACGTCCACGAGAACGACCACGACGGACAGCTCTCCTTCGAGTCCGACGTCTCGACCGACCAGCTGGTCTCGCAGCTGGGTTCGATGAAGGACGAGGAGTCCGAGGACTAA
- a CDS encoding polysaccharide deacetylase family protein: protein MDRRTYLATGAAIALSGCTELGGPGESDTDGEPSDDSTESSDDSDGSDSDDYPELVGTFDDFEDLDEWWEWQDIGFLEADASRSFDGSQSALLTSSTESDGQVRVRRELDEPIDVRDVAPGLATATDTDQGVVRIQLQDEDAHYLEYSQQIMGDMPLTPNNFGVTRIRGEPDMSEVVVLQVIRWFGGDAEGRQWIDDFHFVPKASSGKVMLQFHGGYETHYTEGLSRVSKYEFPATAFVPTDRVREDDRGERHHLTTDQLEELADAGWTIGAQPATGQQLDSVDSSRLEDVIADPIEWLNDEGYEDGARFFAYPNSQYTEESYELVRENYDLAFAGQSEAQGYAGNPHLCSVVANPGVEEAAEALERTVEWDGITNFAFYQLENENVRAGLEEVLARLDEYVAAGELDVITPDEMADEYVY from the coding sequence ATGGATCGACGAACCTATCTTGCGACGGGGGCAGCGATCGCCCTCTCCGGTTGTACGGAACTCGGTGGTCCTGGCGAATCGGATACGGACGGCGAACCTTCCGACGACAGCACGGAGTCGTCCGACGATTCCGACGGCTCCGACTCGGACGACTATCCGGAGCTGGTTGGAACGTTCGACGACTTCGAGGACCTCGACGAGTGGTGGGAGTGGCAGGATATCGGGTTCCTCGAGGCGGACGCGAGTCGCTCGTTCGACGGATCGCAGTCGGCGCTCCTCACGTCGTCGACGGAGTCGGACGGCCAGGTTCGAGTTCGCCGCGAACTAGACGAGCCTATCGACGTCAGAGACGTCGCACCCGGGCTCGCGACGGCTACCGACACGGACCAGGGAGTGGTACGTATCCAACTCCAGGACGAGGACGCTCACTACCTCGAGTACAGCCAGCAGATTATGGGCGACATGCCGCTCACACCCAATAATTTCGGAGTCACTCGCATTCGAGGGGAACCCGACATGAGCGAGGTCGTGGTCCTCCAAGTCATTCGCTGGTTCGGCGGCGACGCCGAGGGGCGCCAGTGGATCGACGACTTCCACTTCGTCCCCAAGGCCAGTTCGGGCAAGGTGATGCTCCAGTTCCACGGCGGATACGAGACGCACTACACCGAAGGGCTGTCGCGCGTCTCGAAGTACGAGTTCCCGGCGACCGCATTCGTCCCGACCGACCGCGTTCGCGAGGACGATCGAGGCGAACGTCACCACCTTACGACTGATCAGCTCGAAGAACTCGCCGACGCCGGCTGGACGATCGGCGCACAGCCGGCTACCGGGCAGCAACTCGACAGCGTCGACTCGAGTCGGCTGGAAGACGTCATCGCCGACCCGATCGAGTGGCTCAACGACGAGGGGTACGAAGACGGTGCTCGGTTCTTTGCGTATCCCAACTCGCAGTACACCGAAGAATCGTACGAACTCGTACGGGAGAACTACGATCTCGCGTTCGCAGGGCAGTCGGAAGCGCAAGGATACGCGGGCAACCCGCACCTCTGTTCGGTCGTCGCCAATCCCGGTGTCGAGGAGGCGGCGGAGGCACTCGAGCGCACCGTCGAGTGGGACGGGATCACGAACTTCGCGTTCTACCAACTCGAGAACGAAAACGTGCGTGCGGGCCTCGAGGAAGTGTTAGCCCGACTCGACGAGTACGTCGCGGCGGGCGAGCTGGACGTGATTACGCCCGACGAGATGGCCGACGAGTACGTCTATTGA
- a CDS encoding cation:proton antiporter, protein MITPVISFVADGVGLPLEQPVLIFTLAMLIFLVGPLLVKRLGQPGIVGIVVFGAIIGPGATGIVEHSDAIELLGEVGLIYLLFTVGLELDLQGFKEAPENAALFGLASFFLPFTVGTVATYAILGLDMWAALLLSSVFASHTLLAYPIVNRFGVTKNRAVTAVFGGILFTDTLALVVLAVVTGAVQDGLSVLLFGQIAFSLAVLFGGAWFLLPPVSRWFFQNFSEESYFEFLFVMVAIFAAASLAEVLDLAPILGAFVAGLALNQLIPQGGTLMNRVEFVGNAFFIPFFLLHVGMLVDLGVIFDGPETLQVAALVIVVMIATKGAAAWVVAEVQDYTKHERDVIFGLSTGQAAAALAITLIGFEAGLFGSAILNAVVLMLLVTALVSPWMTERAANRLALEREVEGEDDGAKDPNILLPLSHNAELQQRLLELSFVIKGDAGTNPVHVMTVVQPDTSQPAERQIAKIQTDLDELAAEGSAAEVPIQTEARVNHNVASGIVQGAVEVQADQIIMGWDAGQSFSHRIFGSIIDQVLERTTLPVLISRLGHPINTTRRIFVVVPIGADHHEGFYEAVHFVKRIAANLGAELNVLVVEGSGHQFEQLFSLVEEDVTAEFDSIDDWGRLLPRLEEETDDDDLIVAISPRRGDVGWHNELEDLPARLADMPPESFITIHPRQGEPEYDRQYLRLK, encoded by the coding sequence ATGATCACGCCAGTTATCTCGTTCGTCGCCGACGGTGTGGGACTTCCACTCGAGCAGCCCGTGCTGATCTTTACGCTCGCAATGCTGATCTTCCTGGTCGGACCGCTGCTCGTCAAGCGACTGGGACAGCCGGGGATCGTCGGAATCGTCGTCTTCGGCGCGATCATCGGACCCGGCGCGACCGGAATCGTCGAACACTCCGACGCGATCGAACTGCTCGGGGAGGTCGGACTGATCTATCTGCTGTTCACGGTCGGACTCGAACTCGATCTCCAGGGATTCAAGGAAGCCCCCGAGAACGCTGCGCTGTTCGGCCTGGCGAGTTTCTTCCTGCCGTTTACCGTCGGGACCGTCGCCACCTACGCGATTCTCGGCCTCGATATGTGGGCGGCACTGTTGCTCTCGTCGGTGTTCGCGTCGCACACCTTGCTCGCGTATCCCATCGTCAACCGGTTCGGCGTCACGAAAAACCGGGCCGTCACCGCCGTTTTCGGCGGAATTCTCTTTACCGACACGCTCGCGCTGGTCGTGCTCGCGGTCGTCACCGGCGCCGTACAGGACGGGCTCTCCGTCCTGCTGTTCGGTCAGATCGCGTTCTCGCTCGCCGTCCTGTTCGGCGGTGCCTGGTTCCTCCTCCCCCCGGTCTCGCGGTGGTTCTTCCAGAACTTCAGCGAGGAGAGTTACTTCGAGTTCCTGTTCGTGATGGTCGCGATCTTCGCCGCCGCCAGCCTCGCCGAAGTCCTCGACCTCGCGCCCATCCTCGGCGCGTTCGTCGCCGGACTGGCGCTCAACCAGCTCATTCCCCAGGGCGGAACGCTGATGAACCGCGTCGAGTTCGTCGGAAACGCCTTCTTCATCCCGTTTTTCCTGTTGCACGTCGGCATGCTCGTCGACCTCGGGGTCATCTTCGACGGGCCGGAAACTCTCCAGGTCGCCGCGCTCGTCATCGTGGTTATGATCGCGACGAAGGGCGCCGCGGCGTGGGTCGTCGCAGAGGTCCAGGATTACACCAAACACGAACGCGACGTCATCTTCGGACTCTCGACCGGGCAGGCCGCCGCCGCGCTCGCGATCACGCTCATCGGGTTCGAGGCCGGACTGTTCGGGTCGGCGATCCTCAACGCCGTCGTCCTCATGTTGCTCGTTACCGCACTCGTGAGCCCGTGGATGACCGAGCGAGCCGCGAACCGACTCGCGCTCGAACGCGAAGTCGAAGGCGAGGACGACGGGGCGAAGGATCCGAACATCCTGTTGCCGCTGTCGCACAACGCGGAACTCCAGCAGCGCCTGCTCGAACTGTCGTTCGTGATCAAGGGCGACGCCGGCACCAACCCGGTTCACGTAATGACCGTCGTGCAGCCCGACACGAGCCAGCCAGCCGAACGGCAGATCGCGAAGATCCAGACCGACCTCGACGAACTCGCGGCCGAGGGGAGCGCCGCCGAAGTACCCATCCAGACCGAAGCCCGCGTCAACCACAACGTCGCCTCCGGCATCGTCCAGGGAGCGGTCGAGGTCCAGGCCGACCAGATCATCATGGGCTGGGACGCGGGCCAGAGCTTCAGCCACCGGATCTTCGGGAGTATCATCGACCAGGTGCTCGAGCGAACTACGTTACCGGTTCTCATCTCCCGGCTGGGTCATCCGATCAACACGACCCGGCGGATCTTCGTGGTCGTTCCGATCGGCGCCGACCACCACGAGGGGTTCTACGAGGCCGTCCACTTCGTCAAGCGAATCGCCGCGAATCTCGGCGCCGAACTGAACGTCCTCGTCGTCGAGGGCTCCGGTCACCAGTTCGAACAGCTGTTCAGCCTCGTCGAGGAGGACGTCACCGCCGAGTTCGATTCGATCGACGACTGGGGGCGGCTGCTTCCGAGGCTCGAGGAGGAAACCGACGACGACGACCTGATCGTCGCCATCTCGCCGCGTCGGGGAGACGTGGGCTGGCACAACGAACTCGAGGACCTCCCCGCTCGGCTCGCCGACATGCCGCCGGAGTCGTTCATCACGATCCACCCGCGCCAGGGCGAACCGGAGTACGACCGGCAGTACCTGCGGCTCAAGTAG
- the glmS gene encoding glutamine--fructose-6-phosphate transaminase (isomerizing): MCGIIGRVGDGNALETLLSGLENLEYRGYDSAGVAIQNGSGIDVQKRSGKVETLIESIEDEPLEGAVGIGHTRWSTHGPPTDENAHPHTDSAEDVAVVHNGIIENYAELRARLRDNGCEFTSDTDTEVVPHLIQYYLDEGLENEAAFRRAIEELEGSYAITAMFSGEHVLYAARQGSPLVVGIEDGEYFLASDVPAFLEYTDSVVYLEDGDVVIVDGDGVEFTDLEGNPVARKPETVEWDPEEAGKGTYDHFMLKEIHEQPTSLAQAIEGRIDPENGRIALADFGPGTFADVSSVQFVACGTSYHAALYGSLSLNQAGVHSTALLANEYSVAAPPVDDETLVIAVTQSGETADTLNALRRAKANGASTVTVTNVVGSTAAREADDALFIRAGPEIGVAATKTFSSQAVMLTLLGQRIAADRRGEPPANLESLLPDLAAMPDEINRMLESSDPASIAERYRDSQSYFFIGRGLGYPVALEGALKFKEITYEHAEGFASGELKHGPLALVTPETPVFAVFTGDEDEKTLKNAEEAQTRGAPLVAVCPADHPAVEIADAHLEIPDTDTALAGLLANVQLQLVSYYAADLLDRPIDKPRNLAKSVTVE, from the coding sequence ATGTGCGGAATCATCGGCCGCGTCGGCGACGGCAACGCGCTCGAGACGCTCCTCTCCGGTCTCGAGAATCTCGAGTACCGAGGCTACGACTCGGCGGGCGTCGCCATCCAGAACGGCTCCGGCATCGACGTTCAGAAGCGCTCGGGAAAGGTCGAGACGCTGATCGAATCGATCGAAGACGAACCGCTCGAGGGCGCCGTCGGAATCGGCCACACCCGCTGGAGCACGCACGGACCGCCGACCGACGAGAACGCCCATCCGCACACGGATAGCGCCGAAGACGTCGCCGTCGTCCACAACGGGATCATCGAGAACTACGCGGAACTCAGGGCCCGACTGCGGGACAACGGCTGCGAGTTCACGAGCGACACCGACACCGAGGTCGTTCCCCATCTCATCCAGTACTATCTCGACGAGGGGCTCGAGAACGAGGCGGCCTTCCGGCGAGCGATCGAGGAACTGGAGGGAAGCTACGCGATTACGGCGATGTTCTCCGGCGAACACGTCCTCTACGCCGCCCGACAGGGGTCGCCGCTCGTCGTCGGCATCGAGGACGGCGAGTACTTCCTCGCGAGCGACGTTCCCGCCTTCCTCGAGTACACCGACAGCGTGGTCTACCTCGAGGACGGCGACGTCGTCATCGTCGACGGGGACGGCGTCGAGTTTACGGACCTCGAGGGGAACCCGGTCGCTCGCAAACCCGAGACGGTTGAGTGGGACCCCGAAGAGGCCGGGAAGGGAACGTACGACCACTTCATGCTCAAGGAAATCCACGAGCAGCCGACGTCGCTCGCCCAGGCGATCGAGGGGCGGATCGACCCCGAAAACGGGCGGATCGCGCTGGCCGACTTCGGTCCGGGTACGTTCGCCGACGTCTCGAGCGTCCAGTTCGTCGCCTGTGGGACGTCGTATCACGCCGCGCTGTACGGCTCGCTCTCGCTCAACCAGGCCGGCGTGCACTCGACCGCGCTGCTCGCCAACGAGTACAGCGTCGCCGCGCCGCCGGTCGACGACGAGACGCTTGTGATCGCCGTCACCCAGAGCGGCGAGACCGCGGATACCCTGAACGCGCTTCGCCGGGCCAAGGCGAACGGCGCGTCCACGGTGACGGTCACGAACGTCGTCGGGTCGACCGCCGCACGCGAGGCCGACGACGCGCTGTTCATCCGTGCGGGACCGGAGATCGGCGTCGCCGCGACCAAGACGTTCTCCTCGCAGGCCGTGATGCTCACGCTGCTCGGCCAGCGGATCGCCGCCGATCGGCGGGGCGAACCGCCGGCAAACCTCGAGTCGCTCCTGCCGGATCTCGCGGCGATGCCCGACGAGATCAATCGGATGCTCGAGTCGTCTGACCCCGCGTCGATCGCCGAACGCTACCGGGACAGCCAGTCGTACTTCTTCATCGGCCGCGGTCTCGGCTACCCGGTCGCACTCGAGGGCGCGCTCAAGTTCAAGGAGATTACCTACGAGCACGCCGAGGGGTTCGCTTCCGGCGAACTCAAACACGGTCCGCTCGCGCTGGTGACGCCGGAGACGCCGGTGTTCGCCGTCTTCACCGGCGACGAGGACGAGAAGACGCTGAAAAACGCCGAGGAGGCCCAGACCCGCGGTGCACCCCTCGTCGCGGTCTGTCCCGCCGACCACCCGGCCGTCGAGATCGCGGACGCCCACCTCGAGATTCCGGACACCGACACGGCGCTCGCGGGACTGCTCGCGAACGTCCAGTTGCAACTGGTCTCCTACTACGCCGCGGATCTGCTGGACCGGCCGATCGACAAGCCGCGAAACCTCGCCAAGAGCGTGACCGTCGAGTAA
- a CDS encoding alkaline phosphatase family protein — translation MSGSSPASERAFVLGLDGVPWRLIEQWTDEGELPNFARMREEGASGILESTCPPTTPLAWPSIATGVWPDKHGIYGFQNLSSKYSQEMYTSYDRKQPALWEQLSPAHVGNVPMTYPARDIDGTMVTGMMTPSTEREFTHPPELQSEIDRRIPDYEISLDYPDYANRIDEFPDAVDDILSKRRELMRIQMEEASDDWQLFFFVYTAPDRFQHLVWDMDLLLEHYKRLDDVLGEVMEYTDEHDADLYVVSDHGFGPIDQLVYVNHFLEREGYLFQQEDEGARGALASLGISRDKITSTLNRVGISEEMLVSTLPRRLVDSVAEQIPGDHALYDVDYERTVAFVHGAGNCYINDTERFENGVVEPSDIPTIKDELVDIFESVTDEDGASILRVFDGDELFPTDKGSPDLVVNGRNGYESRNSITNEPFGDTGPTTASHRSKGIMLCRGPSIDEGAILRGARVVDVAPTLLHGIGEPIPENADGRVLFDAFAETATPSTTKVRRTAVSAAGSEGEEVDEDFTDVEDRLKGLGYME, via the coding sequence ATGAGCGGATCTTCCCCAGCCTCCGAGCGAGCGTTCGTGCTCGGACTCGACGGTGTGCCGTGGAGACTTATCGAACAATGGACCGACGAGGGCGAACTCCCGAACTTCGCCCGAATGCGCGAGGAGGGTGCCTCCGGTATCCTCGAGAGCACGTGTCCGCCGACGACGCCGCTCGCCTGGCCGTCGATCGCGACCGGCGTCTGGCCGGACAAACACGGGATCTACGGATTCCAAAACCTCTCGTCGAAGTACTCCCAGGAGATGTACACGAGCTACGATCGCAAACAGCCGGCGCTCTGGGAGCAGCTATCCCCGGCTCACGTCGGCAACGTGCCGATGACGTATCCGGCTCGCGACATCGACGGGACGATGGTGACCGGGATGATGACCCCGTCGACCGAGCGGGAGTTCACGCATCCGCCCGAATTGCAGTCGGAGATCGATCGGCGCATTCCCGACTACGAGATCAGCCTCGACTATCCGGATTACGCCAACCGGATCGACGAGTTCCCGGATGCCGTCGACGACATTCTCTCGAAGCGACGCGAACTGATGCGCATCCAGATGGAGGAGGCGAGTGACGACTGGCAGCTGTTCTTTTTCGTCTACACCGCGCCGGACCGGTTCCAGCACCTCGTCTGGGATATGGACCTCCTGCTCGAGCACTACAAGCGCCTCGACGACGTTCTCGGCGAGGTAATGGAGTACACCGACGAGCACGACGCCGACCTATACGTCGTCTCCGACCACGGCTTCGGCCCCATCGACCAGTTGGTCTACGTCAATCACTTCCTCGAGCGGGAGGGGTACCTGTTCCAGCAGGAAGACGAGGGGGCCCGCGGCGCCCTCGCGAGCCTCGGTATCTCCCGGGACAAGATCACGAGCACGCTCAACCGCGTCGGTATCTCCGAAGAGATGCTCGTCTCGACGCTCCCCCGTCGGCTGGTCGACTCCGTCGCCGAGCAGATTCCCGGCGATCACGCCCTTTACGACGTCGATTACGAGCGAACCGTCGCGTTCGTTCACGGCGCAGGGAACTGTTACATCAACGACACCGAGCGCTTCGAGAACGGCGTCGTCGAGCCGAGTGATATCCCCACCATCAAGGACGAACTGGTCGACATCTTCGAGTCGGTGACGGACGAGGACGGGGCGTCGATTCTCCGAGTGTTCGACGGTGACGAACTGTTCCCGACCGACAAGGGATCACCGGATCTGGTCGTCAACGGTCGGAACGGCTACGAGTCGCGGAACTCGATCACGAACGAACCGTTCGGCGACACGGGCCCGACGACGGCGAGCCATCGCAGCAAGGGGATTATGCTCTGTCGCGGCCCCTCGATCGACGAGGGAGCGATCCTGCGCGGCGCCCGCGTCGTCGACGTCGCACCGACGCTTCTCCACGGAATCGGCGAACCGATCCCGGAGAACGCCGACGGCCGCGTCCTCTTCGACGCGTTCGCCGAGACCGCGACGCCCTCGACCACGAAGGTCCGGCGCACCGCCGTGTCGGCAGCGGGAAGCGAGGGAGAGGAGGTCGACGAGGACTTCACCGACGTCGAGGACCGGTTGAAGGGTCTCGGCTACATGGAGTAG
- a CDS encoding polysaccharide deacetylase family protein: MGSIVISLDAEIGWGFHDLESPPTDRVESGRRGWSVMLELCAEYDIPATWAVVGHLMLESCDGTHADHPAPEGWFARERNDWWDRDDLRFGPDLVRGILDSDVDHEFASHSFSHVLFGRSETERELAVAELERSIELATEWDQTIDSFVYPRNDVGHRDVLAESGISAYRGRSPTRDGIRGVFDSTLRDRSMVVEPTVDEHGLVNVPASLFLFGFEGPARTVAESVWDDPMVVLARRGIDEAAASDGIFHVWLHPNNLTHERDDRRMKAILAYIDRCRSETDLTVETMADVARRTDLPDGIDGPAKGVDGQAPARQY, translated from the coding sequence ATGGGCAGCATTGTGATTTCGCTGGATGCCGAAATCGGCTGGGGGTTTCACGATCTCGAGTCGCCGCCCACCGATCGCGTCGAGTCCGGTCGTCGCGGCTGGTCGGTCATGCTCGAACTGTGTGCCGAGTACGATATTCCGGCGACGTGGGCCGTCGTCGGCCACCTCATGCTCGAGTCCTGCGACGGAACGCACGCCGACCACCCGGCGCCGGAGGGATGGTTCGCCCGGGAACGAAACGACTGGTGGGATCGCGATGACCTCCGCTTCGGACCCGACCTCGTACGCGGAATCCTCGACTCCGACGTCGACCACGAGTTCGCTAGCCACTCGTTCTCTCACGTGCTCTTCGGCCGGTCCGAGACGGAGCGAGAGCTCGCCGTCGCCGAACTCGAGCGAAGCATCGAACTGGCCACGGAGTGGGACCAGACGATCGACTCGTTCGTGTACCCGCGAAACGACGTCGGTCACCGCGACGTCCTCGCCGAATCCGGAATCAGCGCCTACCGGGGACGGTCGCCAACTCGTGACGGAATCCGCGGCGTCTTCGATTCGACGCTCCGCGACCGATCGATGGTCGTCGAGCCGACTGTCGACGAGCACGGGCTGGTGAACGTGCCGGCGTCGCTGTTTCTCTTCGGATTCGAGGGGCCCGCCCGAACGGTCGCCGAATCGGTCTGGGACGACCCGATGGTCGTTCTGGCCCGGCGCGGGATCGACGAGGCCGCCGCGTCCGACGGCATCTTCCACGTGTGGCTCCATCCGAACAATCTCACACACGAGCGCGACGACCGCCGGATGAAGGCGATCCTCGCGTACATCGATCGGTGCCGGTCCGAGACCGATCTCACCGTCGAGACGATGGCGGATGTCGCTCGACGGACCGATCTCCCCGACGGGATCGACGGTCCCGCGAAGGGTGTCGACGGACAGGCACCGGCGAGACAGTACTGA
- a CDS encoding Gfo/Idh/MocA family protein, whose product MLSQFRSRWTTSSTLSIGVLGVGNIGMVHLKSALAMPGVEVLAAADAVPENRDRAERAGVPRTYDDYATLLASEDIDVAVVALPPFLHAEAVERAAEYGIDVFVEKPLARSTEEADRMLETAERAGIAVGVDHTLRYQPDMVGVKEAYDEGGVGHVPYASITRLNDGPLGRPPADTAPPSWPLDPDAVGGGSLLELGVHCFDVLEWLFGDLEIRDATMGRTLDIPVEDAATVLLRAPETETTITLHCGSYQWEELPEVNTRLRLEGITGTISNRNHLPENFYASAAREALSNVASRFRDDEPTVFGPTFYLQAHYDALADFCDAIRENETPPISGLDGRRSLALAETAYDLAAETDADELEAPEVMS is encoded by the coding sequence ATGCTCTCACAGTTTCGCAGTCGGTGGACCACCTCGAGTACGCTCTCGATTGGCGTACTCGGCGTTGGAAACATCGGCATGGTGCACCTCAAATCGGCGCTCGCGATGCCCGGCGTCGAGGTCCTCGCGGCCGCTGACGCGGTTCCCGAGAACCGCGACCGGGCCGAACGAGCGGGGGTTCCACGAACGTACGACGACTACGCGACGCTGCTCGCGTCGGAGGACATCGACGTCGCGGTCGTGGCTCTGCCGCCGTTTCTCCACGCGGAGGCCGTCGAGCGGGCCGCCGAGTACGGGATCGACGTCTTCGTCGAGAAGCCGCTAGCCCGCTCGACCGAGGAAGCCGACCGGATGCTCGAGACCGCAGAACGGGCGGGGATCGCCGTCGGCGTCGATCACACCCTCCGCTACCAGCCCGACATGGTCGGTGTAAAGGAGGCCTACGACGAGGGTGGCGTCGGCCACGTCCCCTACGCCTCGATCACGCGGCTCAACGACGGCCCGCTCGGACGGCCGCCCGCGGACACCGCACCACCCTCCTGGCCGCTCGACCCTGACGCCGTCGGCGGCGGTTCGCTGCTCGAACTCGGCGTTCACTGTTTCGACGTGCTCGAGTGGCTGTTCGGCGACCTCGAGATTCGCGACGCGACGATGGGCCGGACGCTCGATATCCCCGTCGAAGACGCCGCGACGGTGCTCCTCCGGGCACCGGAGACGGAGACGACGATCACGCTCCACTGTGGCTCCTACCAGTGGGAGGAGCTTCCGGAGGTGAACACGCGACTGCGCCTCGAGGGGATCACGGGCACGATCAGCAACCGGAACCACCTGCCCGAGAACTTCTACGCGAGCGCGGCCCGCGAAGCGCTCTCGAACGTCGCCAGCCGGTTCCGGGACGACGAGCCGACGGTCTTCGGACCGACGTTCTACCTGCAGGCACACTACGACGCGCTGGCGGACTTCTGTGACGCGATCCGCGAGAACGAGACGCCGCCGATCAGTGGGCTCGACGGGCGGCGCTCGCTCGCGCTGGCAGAAACCGCGTACGATCTGGCGGCCGAGACCGACGCCGACGAACTTGAGGCGCCGGAGGTGATGTCGTGA
- a CDS encoding DUF362 domain-containing protein: MNAVRLAAVDVVDRRDGWRPGIDTRMATLESPVASLLDQQRESIVAADRVTVAPDVHYPFHPSTGMVTDPAVVGAIAAWFDRETDTDLAVVGRSDDRIAFGRTASYLGYERVLERFDADLVDAADEAVPQRNEYREADGRSVALSVPEPLLDGTVIVVPTLRPSADGPVAGAMRTLASLVNCTADPARAAVAATRAIDPELAVLDGTIAYGSDPVAANVLLSGSVAAVDAVETSLLGRETDEDEALSTLLKDSETPVTVENPGVADLASIRERLSGGRLPPTDDTHPAVSTAYRLYAAASGDAVPPQLEGR, translated from the coding sequence GTGAACGCCGTTCGTCTCGCCGCGGTCGACGTCGTGGATCGTCGCGACGGCTGGCGGCCCGGAATCGACACTCGAATGGCGACCCTCGAGTCGCCCGTCGCGTCGCTTCTCGATCAGCAACGGGAGTCGATCGTGGCCGCCGACCGCGTGACCGTCGCACCCGACGTTCACTACCCGTTCCACCCGTCGACCGGGATGGTGACCGACCCCGCCGTGGTCGGCGCGATCGCCGCCTGGTTCGATCGAGAAACCGACACCGACCTCGCCGTCGTCGGACGGAGCGACGATCGGATCGCGTTCGGCCGGACGGCGTCGTACCTCGGCTACGAGCGCGTCCTCGAGCGGTTCGACGCCGACCTCGTCGACGCGGCCGACGAAGCGGTTCCGCAGCGAAACGAGTACCGGGAAGCCGACGGCCGGTCGGTCGCGCTGTCGGTGCCGGAGCCGCTGCTCGACGGAACCGTGATCGTCGTCCCGACGCTCCGGCCGAGCGCCGACGGACCCGTCGCGGGTGCGATGCGGACGCTCGCCTCGCTCGTGAACTGTACCGCCGACCCGGCTCGAGCGGCGGTCGCTGCGACTCGAGCGATCGATCCCGAACTCGCCGTCCTCGACGGGACGATCGCGTACGGTAGCGACCCGGTCGCGGCGAACGTCCTCCTCTCCGGATCGGTAGCAGCCGTCGACGCGGTCGAAACGTCACTGCTCGGCCGCGAGACGGACGAAGACGAGGCGCTCTCGACGCTCCTGAAAGATAGCGAGACGCCGGTCACCGTCGAGAACCCGGGGGTGGCGGATCTCGCGTCGATTCGAGAGCGACTCTCCGGCGGACGGCTGCCGCCGACGGACGACACCCACCCGGCAGTTTCGACCGCCTACCGGCTCTACGCGGCCGCGAGCGGCGACGCGGTACCGCCACAGCTCGAGGGACGATGA